A single Musa acuminata AAA Group cultivar baxijiao chromosome BXJ2-1, Cavendish_Baxijiao_AAA, whole genome shotgun sequence DNA region contains:
- the LOC135598577 gene encoding U-box domain-containing protein 33-like isoform X2 → MDMKSSVSSVGSSSFFSTGSSRSSLKEIEEEAQTPEAAPSKKEGENGEDDKIHVAVEKDFKLSKANLVWVLKNTPRTKKIVIVHVHVPAQMIPMLGAWFPADQLKSQEVSAYRQIEKAKMEKAVNEYVKRCSIIKEVQAEKLVIEADDVCQGLVQLIAQHKITNLVMGAAADKKFSKKMKEPMSKKALLVQEQADPSCNLWFVCKGNLICTREASPTGTGKMQTTRVIPRAVTAQSERSNSKTPPSFLDLSHGGSGESSSGSREGIVIDLWDGISRSSQSSAYSMHSVNDEVLSSTSSMQVVRDEINGGTLVLPSSHDSEDRHQSSTLNHNMEDAGLDDELYKDLQHAVKEANNLTREAYEEALRRRKAERDLHDAAQKVKTAEDLYTTEKKQRKEIEERLSKEKREMEELRKQQNEMFEALQKADKQKATLEQQVIDSNRIIRDLENKLSDAHYLLISLQSEYVELRRERDDAVKKAEELHQKLEEMATSIQGEESFFEFSYSELEKATNSFDDSLKIGEGGYGSVYKGTLGQKTVAIKKLNSEGMQGQKEFHKEINVLSKLRHPNLVNLIGTCVEAWALVYAFFPNGSLEDRLTCKDNTPPLTWQIRIRVAAEICSALNFLHSNKHLSVVHGDLKPANILLDANFVSKLGDFGICRLVQSNNNTTLYRCTHAMGTFVYMDPEFLASGEITPLSDIYSFGIILLRLLTGRSPFGINRAVQQALNKGCLSDILDASAGNWPYAEAKQLACLGLRCCEITRRSRPDAGEAWNLLEPLVKSVSLPELSLKSSP, encoded by the exons ATGGACATGAAGTCGAGCGTGAGTTCTGTGGGCAGTTCCAGCTTCTTCTCCACAGGGAGCAGCCGGAGTAGCCTCAAGGAGATCGAGGAGGAGGCGCAGACGCCGGAGGCCGCGCCCTCGAAGAAGGAGGGGGAAAACGGAGAGGACGACAAGATTCACGTTGCGGTCGAAAAGGACTTTAAGCTGAGCAAGGCTAACCTTGTCTGGGTGCTCAAGAACACCCCCAGGACGAAGAAGATCGTCATCGTCCACGTCCATGTCCCCGCCCAAATGATCCCCATGT TGGGAGCATGGTTTCCGGCAGATCAATTGAAGTCACAGGAGGTAAGTGCATATCGGCagattgagaaggcaaagatgGAAAAAGCAGTGAATGAATATGTTAAAAGATGTTCGATCATAAAGGAG GTGCAAGCTGAAAAGCTAGTGATCGAGGCAGATGATGTCTGTCAAGGGCTAGTACAACTCATTGCTCAGCATAAGATTACCAACCTTGTTATGGGAGCAGCAGCAGACAAAAAATTTTCGAA GAAAATGAAGGAGCCAATGTCAAAGAAAGCGCTCCTTGTGCAAGAGCAGGCTGATCCAtcatgtaatctctggtttgtttgCAAAGGGAACCTGATTTGCACAAG GGAAGCTAGTCCCACTGGAACTGGTAAAATGCAGACAACCAGAGTCATCCCAAGAGCTGTAACTGCACAATCTGAAAGATCGAATTCAAAAACCCCACCTAGTTTCCTGG ATTTATCTCATGGAGGCTCTGGTGAGTCAAGTTCAGGGAGCAGAGAGGGGATTGTCATTGATCTTTGGGATGGGATTTCAAGGAGTTCTCAGAGTTCAGCATACTCGATGCATTCAGTGAATGATGAGGTGCTGAGCAGCACAAGTTCAATGCAAGTTGTAAGGGATGAGATAAATGGAGGAACATTGGTTTTGCCATCTTCACATGATTCTGAAGATAGGCATCAATCTTCGACTCTAAATCATAATATG gAAGATGCTGGCTTAGATGATGAATTGTACAAAGATCTGCAGCATGCTGTCAAAGAGGCAAATAACTTAACTCGTGAAGCTTATGAAGAGGCTCTTAGGCGTCGAAAAGCTGAAAGAGATTTGCATGATGCTGCTCAAAAG GTGAAAACAGCTGAAGATTTATATACCACAGAGAAGAAGCAGAGGAAAGAAATAGAGGAAAGGCTTtctaaagaaaagagagaaatggAAGAGCTTAGGAAACAACAGAATGAGATGTTTGAAGCACTCCAAAAGGCAGACAAGCAAAAAGCCACATTGGAACAACAAGTTATTGATTCCAACCGCATCATCAGGGACCTAGAAAATAAACTATCAGATGCTCATTATCTCCTCATTTCTCTTCAAAGTGAGTATGTTGAATTGCGGAGGGAGCGAGATGATGCAGTTAAAAAAGCTGAAGAGTTGCATCAGAAGTTAGAAGAGATGGCTACGAGCATTCAAGGTGAAGAGAGCTTCTTCGAGTTCTCCTACTCAGAGTTGGAGAAAGCAACTAACAGCTTTGATGATTCATTAAAGATCGGAGAAGGTGGATATGGAAGTGTATATAAGGGAACACTTGGCCAGAAGACAGTGGCCATAAAGAAGTTGAATTCTGAAGGCATGCAAGGACAAAAGGAGTTTCATAAAGAG ATAAATGTTCTCAGTAAGCTGAGGCATCCAAACCTTGTCAACCTCATCGGAACATGTGTAGAAGCCTGGGCTCTGGTTTATGCTTTTTTTCCCAATGGAAGCTTGGAAGATCGACTAACTTGCAAGGACAATACACCACCTCTCACTTGGCAAATCCGCATCAGAGTCGCTGCCGAGATCTGCTCCGCTCTGAACTTCCTCCACTCTAACAAGCATCTCAGTGTAGTCCATGGAGATCTTAAGCCTGCTAACATTCTCCTTGATGCAAATTTTGTTAGCAAGCTTGGTGACTTTGGCATCTGTCGTCTTGTCCAGTCCAACAACAATACCACTCTCTATCGCTGCACTCATGCCATGGGAACTTTTGTGTACATGGATCCTGAATTCCTTGCTTCTGGAGAAATCACACCACTCTCAGATATTTATTCCTTTGGCATCATTCTTCTACGCCTTTTGACAGGGAGATCTCCATTTGGAATTAACAGAGCAGTTCAACAAGCATTAAATAAGGGATGCTTGTCTGATATACTAGATGCTTCAGCAGGAAACTGGCCTTATGCGGAGGCCAAGCAGCTGGCATGCTTGGGTTTGAGGTGCTGTGAGATCACAAGAAGAAGCCGTCCAGATGCTGGAGAGGCCTGGAATTTGCTTGAGCCCTTGGTGAAGTCTGTATCATTACCAGAGTTGTCATTGAAGTCATCACCATAG
- the LOC135598577 gene encoding U-box domain-containing protein 33-like isoform X1: MDMKSSVSSVGSSSFFSTGSSRSSLKEIEEEAQTPEAAPSKKEGENGEDDKIHVAVEKDFKLSKANLVWVLKNTPRTKKIVIVHVHVPAQMIPMLGAWFPADQLKSQEVSAYRQIEKAKMEKAVNEYVKRCSIIKEVQAEKLVIEADDVCQGLVQLIAQHKITNLVMGAAADKKFSKKMKEPMSKKALLVQEQADPSCNLWFVCKGNLICTREASPTGTGKMQTTRVIPRAVTAQSERSNSKTPPSFLGQLFNFFPNTSQEKFRHQSVSATSGLSMPDLSHGGSGESSSGSREGIVIDLWDGISRSSQSSAYSMHSVNDEVLSSTSSMQVVRDEINGGTLVLPSSHDSEDRHQSSTLNHNMEDAGLDDELYKDLQHAVKEANNLTREAYEEALRRRKAERDLHDAAQKVKTAEDLYTTEKKQRKEIEERLSKEKREMEELRKQQNEMFEALQKADKQKATLEQQVIDSNRIIRDLENKLSDAHYLLISLQSEYVELRRERDDAVKKAEELHQKLEEMATSIQGEESFFEFSYSELEKATNSFDDSLKIGEGGYGSVYKGTLGQKTVAIKKLNSEGMQGQKEFHKEINVLSKLRHPNLVNLIGTCVEAWALVYAFFPNGSLEDRLTCKDNTPPLTWQIRIRVAAEICSALNFLHSNKHLSVVHGDLKPANILLDANFVSKLGDFGICRLVQSNNNTTLYRCTHAMGTFVYMDPEFLASGEITPLSDIYSFGIILLRLLTGRSPFGINRAVQQALNKGCLSDILDASAGNWPYAEAKQLACLGLRCCEITRRSRPDAGEAWNLLEPLVKSVSLPELSLKSSP; the protein is encoded by the exons ATGGACATGAAGTCGAGCGTGAGTTCTGTGGGCAGTTCCAGCTTCTTCTCCACAGGGAGCAGCCGGAGTAGCCTCAAGGAGATCGAGGAGGAGGCGCAGACGCCGGAGGCCGCGCCCTCGAAGAAGGAGGGGGAAAACGGAGAGGACGACAAGATTCACGTTGCGGTCGAAAAGGACTTTAAGCTGAGCAAGGCTAACCTTGTCTGGGTGCTCAAGAACACCCCCAGGACGAAGAAGATCGTCATCGTCCACGTCCATGTCCCCGCCCAAATGATCCCCATGT TGGGAGCATGGTTTCCGGCAGATCAATTGAAGTCACAGGAGGTAAGTGCATATCGGCagattgagaaggcaaagatgGAAAAAGCAGTGAATGAATATGTTAAAAGATGTTCGATCATAAAGGAG GTGCAAGCTGAAAAGCTAGTGATCGAGGCAGATGATGTCTGTCAAGGGCTAGTACAACTCATTGCTCAGCATAAGATTACCAACCTTGTTATGGGAGCAGCAGCAGACAAAAAATTTTCGAA GAAAATGAAGGAGCCAATGTCAAAGAAAGCGCTCCTTGTGCAAGAGCAGGCTGATCCAtcatgtaatctctggtttgtttgCAAAGGGAACCTGATTTGCACAAG GGAAGCTAGTCCCACTGGAACTGGTAAAATGCAGACAACCAGAGTCATCCCAAGAGCTGTAACTGCACAATCTGAAAGATCGAATTCAAAAACCCCACCTAGTTTCCTGGGTCAGTTATTTAATTTCTTCCCAAACACTTCCCAAGAAAAATTCAGGCATCAGTCAGTATCTGCTACTTCTGGTTTGTCAATGCCAGATTTATCTCATGGAGGCTCTGGTGAGTCAAGTTCAGGGAGCAGAGAGGGGATTGTCATTGATCTTTGGGATGGGATTTCAAGGAGTTCTCAGAGTTCAGCATACTCGATGCATTCAGTGAATGATGAGGTGCTGAGCAGCACAAGTTCAATGCAAGTTGTAAGGGATGAGATAAATGGAGGAACATTGGTTTTGCCATCTTCACATGATTCTGAAGATAGGCATCAATCTTCGACTCTAAATCATAATATG gAAGATGCTGGCTTAGATGATGAATTGTACAAAGATCTGCAGCATGCTGTCAAAGAGGCAAATAACTTAACTCGTGAAGCTTATGAAGAGGCTCTTAGGCGTCGAAAAGCTGAAAGAGATTTGCATGATGCTGCTCAAAAG GTGAAAACAGCTGAAGATTTATATACCACAGAGAAGAAGCAGAGGAAAGAAATAGAGGAAAGGCTTtctaaagaaaagagagaaatggAAGAGCTTAGGAAACAACAGAATGAGATGTTTGAAGCACTCCAAAAGGCAGACAAGCAAAAAGCCACATTGGAACAACAAGTTATTGATTCCAACCGCATCATCAGGGACCTAGAAAATAAACTATCAGATGCTCATTATCTCCTCATTTCTCTTCAAAGTGAGTATGTTGAATTGCGGAGGGAGCGAGATGATGCAGTTAAAAAAGCTGAAGAGTTGCATCAGAAGTTAGAAGAGATGGCTACGAGCATTCAAGGTGAAGAGAGCTTCTTCGAGTTCTCCTACTCAGAGTTGGAGAAAGCAACTAACAGCTTTGATGATTCATTAAAGATCGGAGAAGGTGGATATGGAAGTGTATATAAGGGAACACTTGGCCAGAAGACAGTGGCCATAAAGAAGTTGAATTCTGAAGGCATGCAAGGACAAAAGGAGTTTCATAAAGAG ATAAATGTTCTCAGTAAGCTGAGGCATCCAAACCTTGTCAACCTCATCGGAACATGTGTAGAAGCCTGGGCTCTGGTTTATGCTTTTTTTCCCAATGGAAGCTTGGAAGATCGACTAACTTGCAAGGACAATACACCACCTCTCACTTGGCAAATCCGCATCAGAGTCGCTGCCGAGATCTGCTCCGCTCTGAACTTCCTCCACTCTAACAAGCATCTCAGTGTAGTCCATGGAGATCTTAAGCCTGCTAACATTCTCCTTGATGCAAATTTTGTTAGCAAGCTTGGTGACTTTGGCATCTGTCGTCTTGTCCAGTCCAACAACAATACCACTCTCTATCGCTGCACTCATGCCATGGGAACTTTTGTGTACATGGATCCTGAATTCCTTGCTTCTGGAGAAATCACACCACTCTCAGATATTTATTCCTTTGGCATCATTCTTCTACGCCTTTTGACAGGGAGATCTCCATTTGGAATTAACAGAGCAGTTCAACAAGCATTAAATAAGGGATGCTTGTCTGATATACTAGATGCTTCAGCAGGAAACTGGCCTTATGCGGAGGCCAAGCAGCTGGCATGCTTGGGTTTGAGGTGCTGTGAGATCACAAGAAGAAGCCGTCCAGATGCTGGAGAGGCCTGGAATTTGCTTGAGCCCTTGGTGAAGTCTGTATCATTACCAGAGTTGTCATTGAAGTCATCACCATAG